The Listeria sp. PSOL-1 genome includes a region encoding these proteins:
- a CDS encoding phosphatidylinositol-specific phospholipase C domain-containing protein yields MKNKIISLLLCVVCALLLVPTSASAHYNRAYLRSADEFRFNNTDWMSQIDEEKRLSDISIPGTHDTMSIGYGGDIAQTQGLTLQSQLAKGIRFIDIRVRAYDNAFSIHHGPIYLHKNFDDVLNTCIQFLREHPGETIYMRLKQEYSSVDNAELNRILMNYLNKTEFNKYLYKGNSSNPRLKTTRGKFVLFKDFRQSVAPGLEYPYDFDIQDKYSLSTNWDLYSKWLSVKNQLVKADTSSRNSIFINYLSGSGGSFPYFVASGHSSPGTGAPRLLTGLTVPGWAGAYPDFPRVNWVGSVASIAFEGTNILTNDFIKKDKLQRTGIVVADFPGESLINTIIGLNNNFTAQKELIDGEYQIKVSHDRSKVIDVENKTNRQVLIWKNHGGGNQRWTFKYHSKKDAYQIFTNNGTNEVLTWDKQGGSKRVVCAPNENDTTSYWKIEQTKDELYVIRNYSNLDWVLDVDNYYPVQGTHIKMNEYHGANSPQVAAQVFEIVRS; encoded by the coding sequence TTGAAAAATAAAATAATTTCTTTGTTGTTATGTGTAGTGTGCGCACTGTTACTAGTTCCTACATCGGCTTCAGCACATTATAACCGAGCGTATTTAAGAAGTGCAGATGAATTTAGGTTTAATAATACGGATTGGATGTCACAAATAGATGAGGAGAAAAGACTTTCTGACATCTCTATTCCAGGGACACATGATACAATGTCTATTGGATATGGGGGGGATATTGCCCAAACACAAGGATTAACCCTTCAATCACAGCTAGCAAAAGGGATACGTTTTATTGATATTAGAGTTAGGGCATATGATAATGCCTTTTCTATTCATCATGGTCCTATTTATCTGCATAAAAATTTTGATGATGTGTTAAATACATGCATACAGTTTTTAAGAGAACATCCAGGTGAAACCATTTATATGCGATTAAAACAAGAATATAGCAGCGTAGATAATGCTGAATTAAATAGAATATTAATGAACTACCTAAACAAGACTGAATTTAATAAATATTTGTATAAAGGAAATAGTAGCAATCCACGATTAAAAACCACTAGAGGTAAATTTGTTTTGTTTAAAGATTTTAGACAATCAGTTGCCCCGGGACTTGAATATCCATATGATTTTGATATTCAAGATAAATATAGTTTAAGTACAAATTGGGATTTATATAGCAAATGGTTAAGCGTCAAAAATCAATTAGTTAAAGCCGATACTTCAAGTAGAAATTCAATATTTATTAATTATCTTTCAGGTTCAGGAGGCTCGTTCCCTTATTTTGTAGCTAGCGGCCATAGTAGCCCAGGAACCGGTGCACCACGCTTATTAACTGGGCTGACAGTTCCTGGTTGGGCCGGAGCATATCCGGATTTCCCAAGAGTAAATTGGGTTGGATCAGTTGCTTCAATCGCCTTTGAGGGGACGAATATATTAACGAATGACTTTATCAAAAAAGATAAACTTCAACGTACGGGGATTGTTGTTGCAGATTTTCCTGGAGAATCTCTTATAAATACGATTATCGGCTTAAATAATAACTTTACAGCTCAAAAGGAACTGATTGATGGCGAATACCAAATAAAAGTTTCTCATGACCGTTCAAAAGTGATAGATGTTGAAAATAAAACCAATCGACAAGTATTAATATGGAAAAATCATGGTGGTGGAAATCAAAGGTGGACATTTAAATATCATTCGAAAAAAGACGCTTACCAAATTTTCACAAATAATGGAACAAATGAAGTCTTAACATGGGACAAGCAAGGAGGCTCTAAACGTGTAGTATGCGCTCCTAATGAAAACGATACTACATCCTATTGGAAAATAGAGCAAACAAAAGATGAGCTTTATGTGATTCGTAATTATTCCAATCTCGACTGGGTGTTAGATGTTGATAATTATTATCCAGTGCAAGGAACCCATATTAAAATGAACGAATACCATGGAGCAAATTCGCCTCAGGTTGCAGCTCAAGTATTTGAAATTGTTCGAAGTTAA
- a CDS encoding immunoglobulin-like domain-containing protein, protein MLKKIGYTTIAVGVTLSSLLPATNTLAIEQNNPSVISSVLADTIKLDTEAKQLINRFINNNIPLNGSNLSEEAIQYYTESLVNNNIPLPKGTQQWNVISNYRNQLAKTGKSTDGNFKFNIKAKSGSWEDVKQIINSLFIDSNTPFNIKDIPGVPNPNNSAYTYENYYAEVLVKNNISLPKGTERWDVISKYRNQLAKVGKSTDKNFTFNIKAEAGSWDDIKQIINSLFINNDMPFNIKDIPGTPDPNSPSYTYENYYAEVLVKNNISLPKGTERWDVISKYRNQLAKVGKSTDKNFTFNTKAEAGSWDDVKQIINSLFINTHTPFNIEDIPGQPIPKDPSYTYEDYYTDVLVKNKISLPKETQNWNVMKKYNVKIRSNTDIKNLFSFSGDAKQIGSRSARLTSNDKNLKGSISGTTTLDMREDFNLDLNVDLGKDKNGGDGIAVAFHQGEIGELGAYGGGLGALGLKKGIAFELDTFWNAKKEADSDTSYRHNEINQAHAGFVATDKNPKALKALAPMQNINAYKGNLKISWNAKENLLIASYDGKTWILKNPDIDKSRRYTFSISSATGAHTNEHYVTVNDFNAAFDPILKGKNININAGGKFNPYDSSIGLNAYDALTGENLTKDIKVSFNNVNTSRIGQYSVTYSVKNSAGKMATLTICVKVEWGNPSISGKNITIPTGEKFDPFDPRINLRAYEAYTGKNITDNIKVIRNDVKPSKQGTYTVVYDVEGLYGTSSQLTLKVEVLDYHPQLDAKNLSLHIGDKFDSQDERIGLKAYDPIEKKDITDKIQLISSNVNTEKYGSYEATYKVTNNQGYSTTKTIQVKVLLPDTRPWSDGTDDGWKMFSGEKVIPQKNAEAALDGDYTFYADQAVSLYKSFNFYPDETYKVVVYVKSAEPDTTFQFIKASLKGNSASNTSDIIFNNRIVTGEESVNGYYRFEGRFTATRENRNSILVIESYGAAYIGSINVIAE, encoded by the coding sequence ATGTTAAAGAAAATAGGTTATACAACAATTGCTGTCGGAGTAACATTGTCGTCTTTATTGCCTGCAACTAATACATTGGCGATAGAACAAAATAACCCGAGTGTTATTTCGTCAGTTTTAGCTGACACTATTAAACTAGATACGGAAGCAAAACAACTTATTAATCGTTTCATTAATAATAATATTCCATTAAATGGATCGAATTTGTCTGAAGAAGCCATTCAATATTATACAGAATCTTTAGTTAATAATAATATCCCCTTGCCAAAAGGAACACAGCAATGGAATGTTATCAGTAACTATCGTAATCAATTAGCCAAAACTGGAAAAAGTACGGATGGAAATTTTAAATTCAATATTAAAGCCAAATCAGGATCATGGGAAGACGTAAAACAAATTATCAATTCATTATTTATTGATAGCAATACACCATTTAATATCAAAGATATTCCAGGAGTTCCTAATCCAAATAACTCTGCTTATACTTATGAAAATTATTATGCAGAAGTTTTAGTGAAAAATAATATTTCATTACCAAAAGGAACAGAGCGTTGGGATGTTATTAGTAAATACCGTAACCAATTAGCGAAAGTAGGAAAAAGTACCGATAAAAATTTTACATTTAATATCAAGGCTGAAGCCGGATCATGGGATGATATAAAACAAATTATTAATTCGTTATTTATTAATAACGATATGCCATTCAATATTAAAGATATACCGGGAACGCCTGATCCAAATAGCCCTTCTTATACTTATGAAAATTATTATGCAGAAGTTTTAGTGAAAAATAATATTTCATTACCAAAAGGAACAGAGCGTTGGGATGTTATTAGTAAATATCGCAATCAATTAGCGAAAGTAGGGAAAAGTACGGATAAGAATTTTACATTTAATACCAAAGCTGAAGCTGGATCATGGGATGATGTAAAACAAATTATTAATTCATTATTTATTAATACTCATACTCCGTTTAATATTGAAGATATACCTGGCCAACCTATCCCAAAGGATCCTTCTTATACTTATGAAGATTACTACACCGACGTTCTGGTGAAAAATAAAATTTCACTACCTAAAGAAACCCAAAACTGGAATGTCATGAAAAAATATAACGTAAAAATTAGAAGCAATACTGATATTAAGAATTTATTTTCATTTTCTGGTGATGCTAAGCAAATTGGCAGTCGTTCAGCTCGTTTAACTTCAAATGACAAAAATTTAAAAGGATCAATTTCTGGTACCACAACCTTGGATATGCGCGAAGACTTTAACTTAGATTTAAATGTTGATTTAGGGAAAGATAAAAACGGGGGAGATGGTATTGCTGTAGCTTTCCATCAAGGAGAAATAGGTGAACTAGGAGCATATGGTGGTGGTTTAGGTGCATTAGGCTTAAAAAAGGGTATTGCTTTTGAACTGGATACTTTTTGGAATGCCAAAAAAGAAGCTGATTCAGATACTTCTTACAGACATAATGAAATAAATCAAGCACACGCTGGATTTGTTGCTACCGACAAAAATCCAAAAGCATTAAAAGCATTAGCACCCATGCAAAACATAAACGCTTATAAAGGGAATTTAAAAATTTCATGGAATGCTAAAGAGAACTTATTAATTGCAAGCTATGATGGAAAGACTTGGATATTAAAAAATCCAGATATTGATAAAAGTCGAAGATATACTTTTTCAATAAGCTCTGCAACAGGAGCTCATACAAACGAACATTATGTAACAGTCAATGACTTTAACGCAGCTTTTGATCCTATCTTAAAAGGTAAAAATATAAATATTAACGCTGGTGGAAAATTTAATCCTTATGATAGTAGCATTGGTTTAAATGCTTACGATGCTCTTACAGGTGAAAATTTAACTAAAGATATTAAAGTAAGTTTTAATAATGTCAATACTTCTCGTATAGGTCAGTATTCAGTAACCTATTCCGTAAAAAATTCTGCTGGTAAAATGGCTACATTAACAATTTGCGTAAAAGTTGAGTGGGGAAATCCTAGCATCAGTGGCAAAAATATTACGATTCCTACAGGAGAAAAGTTTGATCCATTTGATCCTAGAATCAATTTGCGGGCGTATGAAGCTTATACTGGTAAGAACATAACTGACAACATTAAAGTTATTCGGAATGATGTTAAGCCTTCCAAGCAAGGGACATATACAGTAGTTTATGACGTAGAAGGTTTATATGGAACAAGTTCTCAACTTACACTAAAGGTTGAAGTTCTCGATTATCATCCACAACTTGATGCTAAAAATTTATCATTACACATTGGTGATAAATTTGATTCTCAAGACGAAAGAATTGGCTTAAAAGCATATGATCCAATTGAGAAAAAGGATATTACAGATAAAATTCAATTGATTAGCTCAAATGTTAATACAGAAAAGTATGGTAGCTATGAAGCAACTTATAAAGTGACAAATAACCAAGGTTATAGTACTACCAAAACTATTCAAGTGAAAGTTCTACTCCCAGATACACGGCCATGGTCTGATGGAACCGATGACGGCTGGAAGATGTTTTCTGGTGAAAAAGTAATCCCTCAGAAAAATGCAGAAGCAGCGCTAGATGGAGACTATACTTTTTACGCGGATCAAGCTGTAAGTTTATATAAATCCTTTAATTTTTATCCAGATGAAACTTATAAAGTTGTTGTTTATGTTAAATCTGCTGAACCAGATACAACCTTCCAATTTATTAAAGCTTCATTAAAAGGTAACTCTGCTTCTAATACAAGTGATATCATATTTAATAACCGTATTGTTACGGGAGAAGAAAGTGTTAATGGTTATTATAGATTTGAAGGTCGTTTCACAGCTACAAGAGAAAATAGAAACAGTATTTTAGTTATAGAAAGTTATGGCGCTGCGTATATTGGCTCTATTAACGTGATTGCAGAATAA
- a CDS encoding cyclic nucleotide-binding domain-containing protein: protein MESKVVYKTSNILSSNEQFSAMLLELEMNKVKRHQFFLKCFTKNQDVYADFSVTKYVVFLKQGLCVVSEADLSKKRVVLEILGEQEFLGLGRLFGDSLNGNYKVTTKTYSEIIFIDKEYFLNYLSIRP from the coding sequence ATGGAATCTAAAGTAGTTTATAAAACAAGCAATATTTTAAGTTCAAACGAGCAATTTTCCGCGATGTTACTTGAGTTAGAGATGAATAAAGTAAAGAGACATCAATTTTTTTTAAAATGTTTTACTAAAAATCAAGATGTATATGCTGATTTTAGTGTTACTAAATATGTCGTTTTTTTGAAGCAAGGCCTTTGCGTAGTTAGTGAAGCGGATCTCAGTAAAAAAAGAGTTGTGCTAGAAATTTTGGGGGAGCAAGAATTTCTAGGTCTTGGAAGATTATTTGGAGATTCATTAAATGGCAATTATAAAGTAACTACGAAGACATATAGTGAGATTATTTTTATTGATAAAGAATATTTTTTAAATTACTTATCAATAAGACCTTAA
- a CDS encoding GHKL domain-containing protein: MDSFDGIFFSSALFINMFILSLFLFKKIRLHKLYFMLLVLLYGCSLFLYSFNSLIYLLYFIILFCFLFERTNNYFINFLIVIVSFNMVSISNFIGFDLLRFLFNINGFESAIIVLILFVIVILIIQLLNRKYHILEQLFMYTRKHTIVAILYTTFFILFSIIHFVGQDFYQPLYIFTSLSLIFYQLFGITCIIAIMFNIKRENMVIYYIQKYTEQKQSYKEIEEFKHDYLNLLLSLKYLVEIKDWENSLAFLNDLEKRSSNFIHSSLSKQLEFISSPIIRGVFTSFISKAQGANLEVQVSLTQPIQVPTDSTFDIARVLTIILNNSIEHYDNGSTSSAPIIVKIETNNEGIAFHISNPINTDIDLTKIFQRKQSRKKDGGLGLFNLKKICNSYENIHYHIDVNKIDSRFIFSLSITKK, translated from the coding sequence ATGGATTCATTTGATGGAATTTTCTTTTCATCAGCTTTATTTATCAATATGTTCATATTATCTCTTTTTCTATTTAAAAAAATTAGGCTTCATAAACTTTATTTTATGTTGCTTGTTCTTTTATATGGCTGTAGTCTTTTTCTATACTCATTTAATTCATTAATATACTTGCTTTATTTTATTATCCTATTTTGCTTTCTTTTTGAACGCACTAATAATTATTTTATTAATTTTTTAATCGTCATCGTTTCATTTAATATGGTCAGTATTTCAAACTTTATCGGATTTGACTTATTAAGGTTTTTATTTAATATAAATGGTTTTGAAAGTGCTATTATTGTGCTTATTCTCTTTGTTATCGTTATTTTAATTATTCAATTATTAAATAGGAAATACCATATTTTAGAGCAGCTTTTTATGTATACAAGAAAACATACCATCGTCGCTATTTTATACACGACCTTCTTTATTCTTTTTTCAATCATCCATTTTGTTGGCCAAGATTTTTACCAGCCTCTTTATATTTTTACTTCTTTAAGTTTAATTTTTTACCAACTCTTTGGAATTACATGTATTATTGCGATCATGTTTAATATCAAACGAGAGAATATGGTGATTTATTATATTCAAAAATACACGGAACAAAAACAATCTTATAAAGAAATTGAAGAATTTAAACATGATTACTTAAATCTATTACTATCATTAAAATATTTAGTTGAAATAAAAGATTGGGAAAATAGTCTAGCTTTTTTGAATGATTTAGAAAAACGCTCGTCCAATTTCATTCATAGTAGTCTAAGTAAGCAATTAGAATTTATTTCATCACCTATTATTAGAGGTGTATTCACTAGTTTTATATCTAAAGCGCAAGGAGCAAATTTGGAGGTACAAGTTTCCTTAACTCAGCCTATTCAAGTACCTACCGACTCCACATTTGATATCGCACGCGTGTTAACAATTATTTTAAATAATAGTATTGAGCATTATGATAATGGTTCTACTTCAAGTGCTCCTATTATTGTTAAAATCGAAACAAATAATGAAGGGATTGCTTTTCATATTAGCAATCCAATAAATACAGATATCGACCTAACTAAAATATTCCAGCGAAAGCAGTCTCGTAAAAAAGATGGCGGGCTAGGCCTGTTTAATCTCAAGAAAATATGTAACTCTTATGAAAATATTCATTACCATATCGATGTTAACAAAATAGACTCACGATTTATTTTTTCATTGAGCATTACTAAAAAATAA
- a CDS encoding DUF916 and DUF3324 domain-containing protein yields MNKWFKIFILMLMLIIICSPVKKGVAAEMNFSVQAIIPENQVDTSQTYFDLRMKPDEEQDLEVQIRNNTAKDIVIAVNANTAITNDNGIVEYNHKTKKQDSSLKNAFSDIAVAPKEVDIPAKATKIVKIRVKMPVEKYDGIILGGLYFAEKKDEDKQKKKGSNQILNQYAYTIGVQLSETSKKVQPHLRLNKVAPGQVNYRNVLKANIQNDQAMIIRELKITGKVYKKNGSKSLYETTLENLRMAPNSNFDFAVNLNNQNFKPGKYTFRGVATSEKSKWVFEKDFTIKGKQAKGLNNQAVNVEKDYTWLYLLGGVLIFILVGIIVFLIYKLKRQRK; encoded by the coding sequence TTGAATAAATGGTTTAAAATATTTATATTGATGCTCATGTTAATTATAATCTGTTCTCCTGTAAAAAAAGGTGTAGCAGCTGAAATGAATTTTTCTGTTCAAGCAATCATACCTGAAAATCAAGTAGATACTTCACAAACTTATTTTGATTTAAGGATGAAACCGGATGAGGAACAGGATTTAGAAGTTCAAATTCGTAATAATACAGCTAAAGATATAGTTATTGCAGTGAATGCGAATACGGCAATCACAAATGATAATGGTATAGTAGAATATAATCATAAAACTAAAAAGCAAGATTCTTCCCTCAAAAATGCTTTTAGTGATATCGCTGTAGCTCCTAAGGAAGTTGATATTCCTGCAAAAGCAACAAAAATTGTTAAAATACGCGTGAAAATGCCTGTTGAAAAATATGATGGTATTATTTTAGGTGGTTTATATTTTGCTGAAAAGAAAGATGAAGATAAGCAAAAGAAAAAAGGGAGTAACCAGATATTAAACCAGTATGCTTATACGATAGGCGTTCAATTAAGCGAAACAAGTAAAAAAGTCCAACCCCATTTGCGTTTAAATAAAGTAGCGCCTGGACAAGTAAATTACCGAAATGTACTTAAAGCCAATATCCAAAATGATCAAGCGATGATTATTAGAGAATTGAAGATTACCGGAAAAGTATATAAAAAAAATGGTTCAAAATCTTTATATGAAACCACATTAGAAAATTTACGAATGGCTCCAAATTCTAACTTTGATTTTGCGGTAAACTTAAATAATCAAAATTTTAAGCCGGGTAAATATACTTTTCGAGGTGTAGCAACATCTGAAAAATCGAAATGGGTATTTGAGAAGGATTTTACAATTAAAGGAAAACAAGCAAAAGGATTGAATAATCAAGCGGTAAATGTCGAAAAAGATTATACCTGGCTCTATCTATTAGGTGGAGTGCTGATATTCATTCTAGTTGGTATTATTGTCTTTTTGATTTACAAATTAAAGCGACAACGGAAATAA
- a CDS encoding LPXTG cell wall anchor domain-containing protein — translation MMKKIQGCLFFFFLMMILQVPINSLAATSGHSQAIITFDQNSVPDKKEHKAPDKSKHSKNKKAKKSTSKIKKLPQTGENTLEIESLIGFFLLLTLLYLYKNEIKQCNFQQRR, via the coding sequence ATGATGAAAAAAATTCAAGGATGTCTATTCTTTTTCTTCTTAATGATGATTTTACAAGTGCCAATCAATAGTTTAGCGGCTACAAGTGGTCATAGTCAGGCAATCATTACATTTGACCAAAATTCTGTGCCAGATAAAAAAGAACATAAAGCACCAGATAAGTCGAAGCACTCAAAAAACAAGAAAGCTAAAAAATCAACTAGTAAAATTAAAAAATTACCACAAACTGGAGAAAATACATTAGAAATAGAAAGTTTAATCGGTTTTTTTCTTTTATTAACATTACTTTATTTATATAAAAATGAAATAAAGCAATGCAACTTTCAACAAAGGAGGTGA
- a CDS encoding WxL domain-containing protein: MKKIKGLVASVIAVSGVALFHHVALADDSSSTKSTGSIEFTQSEAGALTLDHISKLSFGNQKTSGSSQVYYATLDEKDGKSVPNFVQVTDKRGSNAGWHLTVTQDAQFANGTNVLTGAVLKLDKGILISEDDGLAPTINQAISLTPGVASDVINAKSEQGTGIWVGSFGSDNATGEKAISLTVPGKTKKVKGEYSASLTWNLTDSPA; encoded by the coding sequence ATGAAAAAAATAAAAGGTTTAGTCGCAAGTGTGATTGCTGTAAGTGGAGTTGCTTTATTTCATCACGTTGCACTTGCTGATGATAGCAGCTCAACAAAGTCTACAGGGAGTATTGAATTTACGCAAAGTGAGGCAGGAGCCCTTACACTTGATCACATTTCAAAATTAAGTTTTGGAAATCAAAAAACGTCAGGTAGTAGCCAAGTTTATTATGCGACATTAGACGAAAAAGACGGAAAATCAGTTCCAAACTTTGTTCAAGTAACCGATAAACGTGGTAGTAACGCAGGGTGGCACTTAACTGTTACACAAGATGCTCAATTTGCAAATGGGACTAATGTTTTAACCGGAGCAGTCCTTAAGCTAGATAAAGGGATACTGATTTCAGAAGATGACGGGTTAGCACCAACGATTAATCAAGCCATATCCCTAACACCAGGTGTAGCTTCTGACGTTATCAATGCGAAAAGTGAGCAAGGAACAGGTATTTGGGTAGGCAGCTTTGGTAGTGATAATGCTACAGGTGAAAAAGCCATATCATTAACCGTGCCAGGAAAAACTAAAAAAGTAAAAGGTGAGTATAGTGCATCTTTAACTTGGAATTTAACGGATTCACCTGCTTGA
- a CDS encoding leucine-rich repeat protein, translating to MFVRKILFAVISVFLFWTALVSFPLDSAADDKESNEDSPQVKAAKIIAKGGLNANQGGYDLDAGKWTLDSEGLLYISGMAFSRGNNDPVPYWSKMSQQIKTVVFDDKFVVGSLINSWYSFNNYFKNCSNLERVKFPTDLNIVYSEDFDSMFEGCSSLKEIELPIIKPRKARNMFKGCTSLKSVKFNNSLSSNKYNDKNWGGFFEGCDSLSKIEFPVTSTLVAGAMLPTPPNTLPYFGKWRINDEKKSYTPIEALQMIDNSKVRVVVTWAESMATLDVKDSVIPVNSVWNPVDNFVSATNHDGDPIYYNNSMLVERYVDTSTPGTYEVAYQHPDRADLKKIVKVEVVNPGFLDFKSVPSTMSFEDSVISNKLVEAKRKDPNWQLTISDTRVVRSNWRITAQLLTPLTNAKGETLNDALFFRKKGSADQLINTKDTTVIYEGIGNSTKELYDIQWGENAGPIMKIRPGSAKLGAYQANIEFALLNVPA from the coding sequence ATGTTTGTAAGAAAAATATTGTTTGCTGTTATCTCTGTTTTTCTTTTTTGGACAGCGCTAGTATCTTTCCCACTAGATAGCGCAGCAGATGATAAGGAAAGTAATGAAGACTCACCTCAGGTTAAAGCAGCTAAAATCATTGCAAAGGGAGGATTAAATGCAAACCAAGGAGGATACGACTTGGATGCTGGAAAGTGGACATTAGATTCTGAAGGGCTTTTATACATTTCAGGTATGGCTTTTTCACGAGGAAATAATGATCCTGTACCCTATTGGTCAAAAATGAGTCAACAAATAAAAACAGTCGTTTTTGATGACAAATTTGTTGTAGGATCACTTATCAATTCGTGGTACAGCTTTAATAATTATTTCAAGAATTGTTCAAATTTAGAACGTGTTAAATTTCCTACCGACCTTAATATTGTCTATTCGGAGGATTTCGATTCAATGTTTGAAGGGTGTAGTAGTTTAAAAGAAATCGAATTACCCATAATAAAGCCTCGTAAAGCAAGAAATATGTTTAAAGGATGTACAAGTTTAAAAAGCGTTAAATTTAACAATTCTCTATCCAGTAATAAGTATAATGACAAAAATTGGGGTGGCTTTTTTGAAGGATGTGATTCATTGTCAAAAATAGAATTTCCCGTGACTTCAACTCTCGTAGCAGGAGCAATGCTTCCAACACCGCCAAATACTCTGCCTTATTTTGGAAAATGGCGAATTAATGATGAGAAAAAAAGTTATACTCCTATTGAAGCGCTACAAATGATAGATAACTCTAAAGTCCGTGTTGTAGTAACTTGGGCAGAATCAATGGCGACTCTCGATGTTAAAGACTCCGTTATTCCCGTAAACAGTGTATGGAACCCCGTGGATAATTTTGTGTCAGCAACTAATCATGATGGAGACCCCATATATTATAACAATAGTATGTTAGTGGAACGATATGTTGATACTTCTACACCAGGAACATATGAAGTTGCTTATCAACACCCAGATAGAGCTGATCTTAAAAAAATAGTTAAAGTTGAAGTTGTTAATCCAGGCTTTTTAGATTTTAAGTCTGTCCCGTCCACAATGAGTTTTGAAGATAGTGTGATTTCTAACAAATTAGTTGAAGCTAAAAGAAAAGATCCTAATTGGCAACTGACAATTTCAGATACCCGAGTAGTACGCTCAAACTGGAGAATCACAGCTCAGCTACTTACCCCTTTAACGAATGCTAAAGGAGAAACTTTAAATGATGCCTTATTTTTTAGAAAGAAAGGAAGCGCGGATCAGCTAATTAATACAAAGGATACAACGGTTATTTATGAAGGAATAGGTAATTCTACTAAAGAATTATATGATATTCAATGGGGGGAAAACGCGGGTCCAATCATGAAAATACGCCCTGGGAGTGCAAAGCTTGGAGCATATCAAGCAAATATTGAGTTTGCATTACTAAATGTTCCAGCGTAA
- a CDS encoding WxL domain-containing protein has product MKLKKMFIIFLTVGLTLCTFISLDPTSIFAATATNAPTVNPLYDTDTKIEGKTEPNSEVNVNFEISNELIATGNSDAKGNFSLAINKLKANTSIYVYAVAPGKSVSSPTKIIVDSLIQGTSTTKGDITFKQDDSKVDPVDPDDPDNPVDPIDPDHPDGPDGPLSINYISNFHFGEQIISAKSETYYAELDELKLKDGSVVKRPNYIQVTDKRGTNGGWRLQVQQGNQFSATTSNGEKELKGAQLTLSNPYVVTNSDNNSEAPTAADKIVLVPGSKGSDGEVIPGAAQDVLVAQKEQGMGTWVEKFGNGAAAEKSISLSVPVSAEKAKDATYTTEMTWILLDTPA; this is encoded by the coding sequence ATGAAACTAAAAAAGATGTTCATTATTTTTCTAACTGTGGGGTTAACATTATGTACTTTTATTTCTTTAGATCCAACGAGTATTTTTGCAGCAACAGCAACAAATGCACCAACAGTAAATCCACTCTATGATACAGATACTAAAATTGAAGGAAAAACGGAACCAAACAGTGAGGTGAATGTTAACTTTGAAATTTCTAACGAGCTTATTGCAACGGGTAACTCGGATGCCAAAGGTAATTTTTCACTTGCTATAAACAAGCTAAAGGCAAATACTTCGATCTATGTATATGCAGTAGCTCCTGGAAAATCTGTAAGCTCTCCAACAAAAATTATAGTAGATAGCTTAATTCAAGGGACATCAACTACAAAGGGAGATATTACTTTTAAACAAGATGATTCTAAAGTTGATCCAGTTGACCCAGATGATCCTGATAATCCAGTTGATCCAATAGACCCTGATCATCCAGACGGTCCAGATGGTCCACTTAGCATTAATTACATTTCTAATTTTCACTTCGGGGAACAAATTATTTCAGCTAAAAGTGAGACATATTACGCTGAATTAGATGAGTTAAAGTTAAAAGATGGAAGTGTTGTAAAACGTCCGAATTATATCCAAGTAACAGATAAGCGTGGAACAAATGGTGGCTGGAGATTGCAAGTGCAACAAGGAAATCAATTTTCAGCAACAACCAGTAACGGCGAGAAAGAATTAAAGGGAGCGCAACTAACTTTAAGTAATCCATATGTTGTAACGAATTCTGATAACAACTCAGAAGCTCCAACAGCTGCTGATAAAATCGTGCTTGTTCCAGGTAGTAAAGGAAGCGATGGAGAAGTTATCCCAGGCGCTGCACAAGATGTTTTAGTTGCTCAAAAAGAACAAGGTATGGGGACATGGGTCGAAAAATTTGGGAATGGAGCTGCTGCTGAAAAAAGTATTTCTCTATCAGTTCCCGTTTCTGCAGAAAAAGCAAAAGACGCAACCTATACAACAGAAATGACTTGGATTTTGCTAGATACCCCAGCATAA